GAAAAGTTTTCTTCAGCCTTAGAAAAACTACAAAACAATTAACATTAACTTAATTAAGATCAAAATAATCGTTTATCGCAGCTTTCATTGTGTTTTTTAGTGCTTGTATTTGCTAAGTCGACCATTTTTGTCTCTTTCAATCGTATCTTTACTTTCTTTAACGAATTTTTTTCTTTCACTAGAAATTTCTTGCTCTGTAAGTTTAATTCGTTCAGTAGGACCCAAGCGACCAAAAAAGTCTGGTTTATCGACAGCCATAAACTTTCTGACATAAGCGCCAATAGTATAAGATTCTTCCAGCAAATCTTCTAAATGACTCGTTATTTCTCGCGATCTTCTTGTAAGTTCTTTGCGATTTAAATCAATATCCGCCAGCGGAACTTTGCCGCTAAGAGCTACATTAAAAAGTCTTTCGTTTGATTTATTCCACGCAGACAGGTCGTGGTTAACTTTGTCGACAAGAGCTTCGTAATCTTGATATGTGTTTACCAATTCGAGATTGTGGAAATCAATCATATAGTCTGGGCTTTCCAACGGATCTAGTACATTTTCACTAAACGCGTCTTTTTCGAAAGTTTTAATCGCGCCTTCCAGCAAAAAAACATTTCCAGTAATTTCGTTCAAATGTCTATTTACAAGTCGTTCAGTTTTTACCAAAGCATTATGGTGTGTAATCCATTTTTCCCTTTTTTTAGTGTAGTTATAGGCAATCAATCCAAAAATAAAAGCCGTAAATGATCCGATTGCTGCCCCAACTGCTGCATTGTTCGATAAACCGACTGATGGCAAAACTTGGTGGCTGTGGGTTAAATACATACAACAGTATACAATTCTATGCTAACAAAAAATAGAATACAATTAGGCATGGAACAGACTTCGAAACAAGTCAAAATTATAAATTACAACCGTAACCCGAAGGGAATTGGTGGACTAGGCGAACACCCTGAAAATATAACCCACAACGGCAGACCAAAAAATTATCAGTCTTTCACATATTGGCTTAACTACTTCAAATCTCTGACTGTTAGTGAATTTATGGCTTGGAAAGAAAACGACCCGGATAAGCGTTGTGTTGCAGCTGACTTAGCATATCTGGCCATAATTAAAGCAAGAAATGATCTTGACGCCTTCAAATTTGTTGCTGACAAAACTGAAGGTAAAGCAAATTTTGCTAGTGTTGAGCCTGAAAAAATTATTACAGGGATAAAAGTGGAAATAGTTGATAATACAAACTGAAAGTTAATATATTACAACTCAAACAAACTGCTTAGTTTTACTTGTAATGCATTTGATATTTTCCAGATTGTTTTTAACATCGGGCTTCTGTTACCCATTTCAATTTCGTTAATTGTAGTTAGATCAAGGCCAGACTTTTGAGCGAGTTCAAGTTGTGACATATTCTTTTGTTCACGAAGTTTTCTAACTTTACTTCCAAATCTCTCTGTAATCGTAGCCATAAGCTATAAGTTGAATAAGTTTGGCATCTGTGCCATAATTTGTATGTGGCGAGAATGCCAAATATCAGGCACAAAACAAGCATGAAAAGAGGTGATGTAAATTGAAGAAGAAATTAGGGATCGGATGTCTGGGAGTTATTGTAATTTTAGTTGTACTTGGAGTTATTGGGGCTGCCGGAAGTAGCAAAAACAGTAAGGTAACTACAAGCAATAATAATGCTCTGATACAGCCTACAAGCACACCAGAAGCGATTACAGCAAGCCAAATAGCAGATGATTTTGATACTAACCAAGTTGCCGCAAAAGATAAATGGAATAATAAAGTAGTTCAATTCAGCGCTCAAATCTCAAATATAACAGATAGCGGAATTTCATTTTACAATGTAGCAACTAAACAGTATTCAATGACTCAAATAAACTGCAATATAACAGACAAAAGTGAGCTTATCCCTCTTAAAAACGGCCAGACAGTTACAGTAAAAGGTACAGTTGGAGGGCAAACCATTGGAGTTATTAAGATAGATAGTTGTGAAGTAGTTCAGTAAATGTTTATTTAACAGAAGGCGGATCAATATGATCCGCTTTTTGTGTTAATAAGTGTAAAATACAAGCAAATAAATATAAATATGGAAATTCCCTTATGGAAATCTAATGAATTATTTGGCTATATGCAAATTAAGCGTACCAATCTACGAAACTGGAAATTGGAAATTTCAGAAAATAACAAGGGGCTGCTTATTTACAAAAATAAAGTAGTACACACCTTCCCAAATACGTGGTCAGAAAAATTTGCTATTTTTCATTACCTCTTCGAAAATAGTTTAGCCCATTGGCCGTATAAAGAACTTTACGAGCATTCATTTGGTAGAAAATACCCCAGACAAGGTAAACGAAAGGTGATAAATCAGTCTATGCGAAGAAATGTTTATTATTTAAAAAAGAGTTTACAAAATCTTCCCATAACAATAAAAATAATAAACAGGGGCGCATCAATGACAATTCAAGACAAGTGGAAATGAAACTGTCCCCATTTATCCCTACTTTTCACTAGTTCACCTCACTAGAACAAGTAAAAAACTCAATTTAGTATTGAGTTATGAATGAGAATAAAAATTTCAAAAGTGCCAATTTTTATTTATCTTGTTTTTTGATTGCAAAAGACTTGGAGCTTTTGGACATTGAAAAAAACAATACACGAAATCGTCGTTCGCAATTTGTTTTTTCTGATACAGCAAAACTTCGTAAGTTGGTTCGAAATTTCAATTTTTCAAAAAATCAAAACTCTGAAGTACTCGTAGATGCTCGAGTTCTTATTTCGGCAATCAAGACACTAAAAGACAAATTATATCAAGAATCTTAGCTATAAAAATGAGTATATATTCTAAGCCAAAAAGCGATTTCACTCTAATACCAAATTGGGTAATAAGAAATAGAAAAATACCTGATTGCGTATTTCGAGTTTATGTTGACATAAAGTCTTATGCATATGGTCACCACAAAGCGTTCCCTTCGCAACAAAGGTTGGCCAACGATTTAGGTAAAAGAAGAGAAACTATAAATCACCATACCACATGGTTAGAAAAACATAAATTTATACTCAAGCGAAGAAGAGGCTATTCTCAAACAAATATTTACGACTTTTGTGATGAAACTATCACATTTAGCAAAGATAAAGGTGATAAAAATATCATAAGAACTGTTACAAATTCGTTATATCAGTTGTTAGAAACTTCTAATAGTAAGAATACAAATAAGAATACAAAGAATAATGAAGGTTTGGAACTTTTAAGAAAGAGAGTAAACGACCTTAATCTAAGAAGTTTGTCTACGAGTGGAGGTCGCATATGACAATAGCCAGCGCTAAAAAGTTTTTAGGTGAACTTGCAAAAAATATGCCTGATGAAGAAATTCAATCACTTATTAACACTTTTAATGGCATTATTGAGGTTGGATTGCGTCATTTTGAAAGAAAGTATAAGGTAAAGAAGTATAAACAATTATGAAAAAAGCTTACGCATATTTGCGAGTTAGTTCTGAAGAACAGGTTTCTAATTTTAGCCTTGATAATCAACAAGATTATTGTTTACGAGAAGCTGAAAGACAAGAATTTAAGATAGTGGAAAATGGAATTTATAGAGAAGAAGGGGTAAGTGCAAAGACTACAAATCGCCCACAACTTATAAGGCTGTTAGAAGATTGCAGAAAAAATCAAAAAGAAGTATCCGCTGTATTTATTTACAAGATAGATCGAATATCCCGCGATACTTATGATTTTCTGGCAATCAAAAGACAGCTCTCAAAATATGGAATCAGAATTATATCTGTTACAGAACCTGTCGAAAATAGTCCAACTGGTGAATTTCTTGAAACGCTTCTCGCAGCAAGTGCAAAACTGGATAATGCAACAAAAAGTTTAAGGTCAAAAGACGGAATGAGAAAACGATTAGAATCAGGCTGGGCCAACGGCAAAGCACCAGTCGGCTACATAAATATAACAAAAGACGAGAAACAAATTATCGAGCGTGACTCTGAACAATTTGAGGCAGTAAAAAAAGCATGGGAAGAAATGGCAACGGGAATTTACACACTTGATTCGATTATTCCAGTCATGCGAAAGCTAAATATTAGAGTCAAATACAAAAATAACAGACTTATCCCCATCACAAAAAAACAACAAACTCAAAGACTATTTAGAAATAAATTCTATGCCGGCTATGTGGCAAATAAAGATTGGGGTACCGATAAAATCGGCAATCATGAAGCTATGATAAGTGAAGATTTATTCTATAAAGTTCAGGGGATTATAGATAAACGCTCCCGAACTGTCGGCATGAAATATAACAGATTAAACGAAAGTTTCCCATTAAGGCGTCATGTCATTTGCGACAAGTGCGGGAAGTTAATGACAGCTGCCTTTTCAAAACGCAAATACCCTTATTATTATTGTTTAGAAAAATCTCATTTTAGCCCTTCTGTTCCCAAAGAAAACTTTGAGAAAGAATTTATTCAGTTTATGACCAAAGTAAAACCAAAGAAAAAGTTTGTTCAGTTATTTACTGCAATGGTAAAAGAAAAATGGCAAGATAGATATTCTCACTTAATAAATAAACAAAAAGGTGTAGACAGAGAACTAAGCGACTTATATGAAGTAAGAAAGAAACTCGGACAAAAGCACTTACAGGGAATTTATTCAGATGAAGCTTTCAAAGAACAACTTGAGTTAATTGAAGATCAAATCTTAGTAAAAAAGACTATTAAAAGCGAGGCAAAACTGCAAAAAATAGACATAGATATTTTAGTCAATTTTATGAATAACTTTTTATGGAATTTGGACAAAGCTTGGACACAAAGCAAAGACTTATTTGAGAAAAAGACGCTCGTTAGTTCGATATTCCCGCAGAATATAATTTATCAATATCCAGGTTTTAGAACAGAGTATTTGAGTCAATCTTTTGAGATAATTAAGAGGTTGGAAGGTACTAAAAAATCGTTATGGGTGGCTGAGCAGTCTCGAACTGCCGACCTCATGCTCCACAGGCACGCGCTCTAACCAACTGAGCTACAGCCACCATAAGGCTATTATACCAAAACTCATTCACTGACGCTCACGGTTAAATTATTATTTGTATAATCAAATTTGAAAGTTACAGGAACATTTTTGTTATTTGTAATATACAAATTTGTCATTTCCCCTCCATCTGGACCTTCATAAATAGCAACTCCGTATTCTTTAGGCACATCAGGAATGTTGGCAAAATTATGGTTTGTTGGCGCGGTCACCTGTAGATTGGCGTCTTTTGCAACCCAATCAATAATAGAAGCAAGATGGCAAACGCCGTCTCCAGTTAGATATCCATCAGACTTAAATCCGTCATCAAAATCAAAATGTGCGTTTGTTTCCTGAACAATTTGCCCATTATCATATTGCTTCGCAACTTTGTCATGGAAAGCAAATTCTTGGCCAGGCTGTAAAGTAAATGAATAATGATAATCAGATTCAACTTTATTCCAATCAATATCAGCTTTTGATTTAATTTCTCCGTCCATATAACGAAGAGTAAGCAAGATGTTATCTTTAAATACAGTATTTACGCTTTGGACTGCATATCTGTCAGTCATAGGCATAACATGGCTTGCAATGGTTGTTTGGGCACTAGAAGTGCTTCCGGCTTCAAAAGGTGTCGGATTAGCAAAAGCTAAGGCTAAAGTTAGCAAATAACTTGATAACATATTTTCCTTTAGGCACTAAAAAAGGCTCTCACACGAGAGCCTTTATAACCCATAATATATAGGTTTTTTAGCTTATTGTCAAGTTTAAACTATAGATTTTAAAGATTGCGCAAGTTTGACAGGATCATGGCGAACTATTAACTTATAAGCATCTTCGGGAAGATTAATCCTAATGATTTTTATTGCATCATGCTTAACAATTTCAATACCAGCACTATGCGCTTCATCAAGTTGGTCTTCGCTCCATCCTAAAAAATGAGAGGATTCACGTTTTTTATATCTGTCAGCCACTTCAGGGTGTTCTTCATTAAACTGTTCACGTGTCATTTGTGGGACAATTAGGCCTGAAATTTGAATTCCAGTATATTTTTCAGCAAGTCTTACCATTGAAATTGGAGTTGCTTCATCTGTTTCATTTTTTGTACTTGTTAAATTAGTAACCCAATAAACTTTTGCAGCAGTTTCTTCCATTGCTTCTTTCATTCCAGTTGGCAAAAAATTACACAAAACTGAGCCATGTACAGAGCCACAAGAAAGAATTATTAATTTCGCTTTTTTAATAGCCTCAATAGCTTTGGGAAATGCATCAATTTCCGGCTTAAGCTTCATATTTCGAACGGTATCTGGTGTTGTCGAGCGAATATCAAGCATATCCTCTCCTTCAAAATAATCATTGTCTTCTGTCGTAAACACAATTTGGCTCGATTTTGTACTGGAAAATAGCACTTCTCCTTTTAAATTTACACCAAGGCTGCAAAAATCTCTTTCAATTTGAGAAATTCCATTATCAGCTGTAAACGAATTGTGAACTATTCCTCTTGCTGGTACTCTATCTTTTTCATCTCTTTGAGTAAACCATCTTTTGAGAGTAGCAACCTTGTTTGGATCTAACTGTTCAGGGTCAATTAGAGAAAATAATACTCGAATTGCATCCGCATAACCAATTTGTGTTCCATATGAATCTAATCTGTCCATGCGAGTAGATCCGCCGTTGTCAAACGGAGTAACAATTGCAGTTATGAAGTCAACTTTTGCTGTTCTTAAAAGTGCTTCGTTGACAACAGGCAAACCACTTCCTCCTCCAACTGTTACAATATTTTGTTCATAATCAACCATATAAAATCCGAAATATATTATACTGTATTTATGCAAGTATTTAAAAATCTTTCAGTAATTATTTTAGGTTTAGTTTTTGGCTTGAGTCTTGGCTTTTTACTAACCAATATAATTCAAAAGCCATCTTCAAAAAATCCAGTTTCTACAACAGTCTCAACTTCAAAAAAAACAAATAAGGAAGTGTTGGGATTTTTGCCTTATTGGTTATTAAGTAGTGCAAGTGAAAATTATGCTGGCAAAATAACCAATTTAGATTATTTTAGTTTGACGCCAGACACAGATGGTTCAATTCTAAAATTCACAATGCCTGGAGAATCAGAGCCTGGATATTTAGCTCTAACTTCCGGCAAATTAGATCCATTTTTTGATAATGCAAGGCAAAATAATATCAAACTCTCTCTAACAATTTTTGACGGAGATCAGGATTCAATCAATGAATTAATTTCTGATCCTGTAAATCACGCAGATAATTTGGTAAATGACCTTACGCCAATTATTTCTCAATACGGTTTCTCGGATCTTAATATGGATATTGAAGGCACGGATACTGCCTCTCCCTCAGCGCAGTTAAATTACCAATTATTTATTAAAGAAATTCACGATCAAATTAAATCCAAAATTCCAAGTCTTACGTTAAGCGACGATATTATTCCTGTTGATTTAGTTCGCGATGATCATCTTTCTGTTCCCAAAAATATCATAAATTATCTTGATTATATTGTTGTCATGGCCTACGACTTTCATTCCCCAAGCTCGTTGGTGACAGGCCCTGTCGCTCCTTTATATGGAGCTGGAAGCGAAAGTGAATTTGATACCCAAAGTGCAATAAATGCTGCAAGTAAATTAATTGACCCTAAAAATATTTTATTAGGAATGCCATTTTATGGATATTCATGGGAAACTATAGATAATTTTCCTCGTTCTGCTGTAATTCCAACCACAGCATTTATAGAAGATAATAAAGATCTGGAAAATTTATTAAGTAATTGTGCAACTTGCAGTGCTCAGTTTGATAATGTTGCTCAGGAAAGTTATTTAATTTATAAAAATACCGATTCAAATACTTTTCAGCAATATTTTTACCCTGATATGAAGAGTGTTAGCTCCAAAATAAACTTTATCAAAGGCAATAATCTGGGGGGGTTAGCAATTTGGGCCTTAGGTTATGAAAATCAAAGTGGAAATATCTTCAATCCTATTGAGGAGTTGCTGAAGGAGTAGCGCTTGTTGTCGCAGTTGTATTCAAGTTAATGTCTATCGTTGCGCTATCCGTGCTTGTTGGTGTAGGTGTCAGTACTGGCGTTGAAGAAGATATTGGCGATGTAGTTGGTGCAGTAGTCATAGTTGCCTGTGGAGTTGAAGTAGGAATTGCAGTTGCTGGCTTTTTAAGAAGCAAAAAATAAACTGCTCCGCCGATTGCAAGCAAAGCAATAATTATCACAATAATTAAAACCATCATCATTGTTTTTTTCTTCGAATCATTTGGCATAGGCATAGGAGTTATCGGGCTTGGTTCAGGGCTAATTGGTGTTGTAGTT
The Patescibacteria group bacterium genome window above contains:
- a CDS encoding helix-turn-helix transcriptional regulator encodes the protein MATITERFGSKVRKLREQKNMSQLELAQKSGLDLTTINEIEMGNRSPMLKTIWKISNALQVKLSSLFEL
- a CDS encoding DUF5659 domain-containing protein → MNENKNFKSANFYLSCFLIAKDLELLDIEKNNTRNRRSQFVFSDTAKLRKLVRNFNFSKNQNSEVLVDARVLISAIKTLKDKLYQES
- a CDS encoding helix-turn-helix domain-containing protein, whose translation is MSIYSKPKSDFTLIPNWVIRNRKIPDCVFRVYVDIKSYAYGHHKAFPSQQRLANDLGKRRETINHHTTWLEKHKFILKRRRGYSQTNIYDFCDETITFSKDKGDKNIIRTVTNSLYQLLETSNSKNTNKNTKNNEGLELLRKRVNDLNLRSLSTSGGRI
- a CDS encoding VanW family protein, producing MLSSYLLTLALAFANPTPFEAGSTSSAQTTIASHVMPMTDRYAVQSVNTVFKDNILLTLRYMDGEIKSKADIDWNKVESDYHYSFTLQPGQEFAFHDKVAKQYDNGQIVQETNAHFDFDDGFKSDGYLTGDGVCHLASIIDWVAKDANLQVTAPTNHNFANIPDVPKEYGVAIYEGPDGGEMTNLYITNNKNVPVTFKFDYTNNNLTVSVSE
- a CDS encoding 2-phospho-L-lactate transferase CofD family protein → MVDYEQNIVTVGGGSGLPVVNEALLRTAKVDFITAIVTPFDNGGSTRMDRLDSYGTQIGYADAIRVLFSLIDPEQLDPNKVATLKRWFTQRDEKDRVPARGIVHNSFTADNGISQIERDFCSLGVNLKGEVLFSSTKSSQIVFTTEDNDYFEGEDMLDIRSTTPDTVRNMKLKPEIDAFPKAIEAIKKAKLIILSCGSVHGSVLCNFLPTGMKEAMEETAAKVYWVTNLTSTKNETDEATPISMVRLAEKYTGIQISGLIVPQMTREQFNEEHPEVADRYKKRESSHFLGWSEDQLDEAHSAGIEIVKHDAIKIIRINLPEDAYKLIVRHDPVKLAQSLKSIV
- a CDS encoding glycoside hydrolase family 18 protein, with the translated sequence MQVFKNLSVIILGLVFGLSLGFLLTNIIQKPSSKNPVSTTVSTSKKTNKEVLGFLPYWLLSSASENYAGKITNLDYFSLTPDTDGSILKFTMPGESEPGYLALTSGKLDPFFDNARQNNIKLSLTIFDGDQDSINELISDPVNHADNLVNDLTPIISQYGFSDLNMDIEGTDTASPSAQLNYQLFIKEIHDQIKSKIPSLTLSDDIIPVDLVRDDHLSVPKNIINYLDYIVVMAYDFHSPSSLVTGPVAPLYGAGSESEFDTQSAINAASKLIDPKNILLGMPFYGYSWETIDNFPRSAVIPTTAFIEDNKDLENLLSNCATCSAQFDNVAQESYLIYKNTDSNTFQQYFYPDMKSVSSKINFIKGNNLGGLAIWALGYENQSGNIFNPIEELLKE